A window of Funiculus sociatus GB2-C1 contains these coding sequences:
- a CDS encoding cytochrome c oxidase subunit II, producing MNIPSQILTLLVGIVVTLVSLWYGQNHGLLPIAASQEAPLVDKLFNAMMTISTGLFLIVEGIIIISVIRFRRRPDDNTDGPPVHGNIPLEILWTAIPAVIVLGISIYSFEVYSQMGGISPMDHSVAHVKSDKHFARMPGAAIAATLTDTENRNQQLQEEALDDPATALNRKELPQKRDSEGLGVTSPRIGPTPDKEGQAPEYVINVTGLQFAWLFSYPDTNVTTGELHLPIGREVKLNISANDVIHAFWVPEFRLKQDAVPGRQSELRFTPNKVGEYPVICAELCGAYHGVMKTKVIVETPEDYDKWMGEQQEVARNEALNQSVAVNPVELSNAEFLAPYASEMGVTTESLHHLHNH from the coding sequence GTGAACATCCCAAGTCAGATACTAACTTTACTGGTTGGCATTGTTGTCACCCTTGTCAGCCTCTGGTACGGTCAAAATCATGGTCTTCTGCCGATAGCAGCTTCCCAGGAAGCTCCCTTGGTGGACAAGCTGTTTAACGCCATGATGACCATTTCGACAGGGCTGTTTCTGATAGTTGAAGGGATAATCATCATTTCAGTTATTAGATTTCGCCGTCGCCCAGATGACAACACAGACGGGCCACCAGTGCATGGCAACATCCCTTTAGAAATTTTGTGGACAGCGATCCCGGCGGTGATTGTTCTGGGAATCTCTATCTACAGTTTTGAGGTTTACAGCCAGATGGGCGGAATCAGCCCAATGGATCACTCGGTTGCCCATGTCAAGAGTGATAAACATTTTGCCAGAATGCCAGGAGCCGCGATCGCTGCCACCCTGACAGATACGGAAAATCGCAATCAACAGCTACAAGAAGAAGCCCTAGACGATCCCGCCACAGCCCTGAATCGCAAGGAACTTCCCCAAAAACGCGATTCTGAAGGACTAGGCGTAACTTCTCCCCGAATCGGCCCTACGCCTGATAAGGAAGGTCAAGCTCCAGAATACGTAATCAATGTTACGGGCCTGCAATTTGCTTGGCTTTTTAGCTACCCTGACACGAACGTTACCACAGGCGAATTACACCTTCCCATCGGGCGGGAAGTGAAACTAAACATCTCAGCTAATGATGTAATACACGCTTTTTGGGTGCCTGAGTTTCGGTTGAAGCAGGATGCAGTTCCAGGACGGCAAAGTGAACTGCGGTTCACACCTAATAAAGTGGGTGAATATCCAGTAATCTGTGCGGAACTCTGTGGTGCCTATCATGGAGTGATGAAGACAAAAGTAATTGTCGAGACACCCGAAGACTACGATAAATGGATGGGCGAACAGCAAGAAGTTGCTAGAAACGAAGCTCTAAATCAGTCTGTTGCAGTGAATCCCGTAGAACTCTCGAATGCTGAGTTTTTGGCTCCCTACGCGAGTGAGATGGGTGTCACAACCGAAAGCCTACACCATCTCCACAACCATTAA